The genomic stretch ATGAACCGAAGGAAAAGATGGAAAGTCATCGCTGTGTAGCTCATCCCACAAAAAAACATAATATGAGGATGAATGATATCTCCGAATATGCGGCTGATATGAATATCTTACTGGCATATCATAATCTTATGGACGATTGGGTGGATGATAAACACCTTGGAAAGCTTTCCTTAGCCAAACTTATGGAAAAGGATTATAAGAGACTTAAAGTCAGGTATCCAAGACAGGCTCAGGCTGTTGAGAAATATATGGAAGACCTGAAAGCTTGTGAGGAGAAAAAAGAGACAGATATCGACCTGGCAGCCGGCCTGACCGGCAGAATGTTAGGCGAGATTTTTGTGTATCAGGAAGATGAGTGGGCACAGAATGTCAGAAATCTTGGTTTCTATCTTGGTAAGTTTATCTATCTCTGCGATGCCTTTGAAGACAGGGAGAAGGATAGGGAAAGCGGCAGCTATAACCCTTTTCTTCTGCAAACAGAAGAGATTTCCGCAAGAGAAATCTTAAACCTTATGATGGCAGAATGTGCCAGAGAATTTGAGAGGCTTCCGGTATTAATGAATGCAGATATACTCCGTAATATTCTTTACGCAGGAGTCTGGGTCAAATTCGAAAGAGCTCAGGGAGAAACGAAAAAGGATGCATAAATGGCAGATTTGCCTGTATTCTATAGTAATTGGCAGTATCCCGGGTGAGCCTGAGATATGCATTGGAGGTAATTTATGATATATGATCCATATAAAATCCTGGGAGTAGCACCGGATGCAACTGCCGATGACATTAAGAAAGCTTATCGTGCCTTAAGCCGCAAATATCATCCTGATGCAAATATCAATAATCCCAATAAAGATCAGGCAGAAGAACGATTTAAAGAAATACAGGTAGCTTATGACCGAATTATGAAGGACCGGGAAAATGGTAACTATACCGGCAGCAGTGCCTATGGTGGAAATACCTATGGTCAGGGGTCTTATGGGGCAGGAGGTTTTGGAGCCGGTGGTTTTGGAGCTGGTGGGTATGGACAGGGAACCGGCGGACAGAACTACGGTCCTTTTGGTTCTGGGAATACCGACAGCAGCTCCTCCTCCTATCAGAACCCGGAGGATATGAGAAGACTCAGGGCAGCAGCTAATTATATCAATGCAGGCAATTACAGAGAAGCCATGACGGTACTGGATTCCATAGGAGAAAGAGGAGCTATCTGGTATTATTATGCCGCAGTTGCTAATCAGGGACTTGGCAATAACATAGGAGCATTAAATGCTGCCAGACAGGCAGTTGCACTAGATCCCGGGAACCCCTCCTATCGCATGCTGCTGCAGAGAATGGAAGGCGGGGGAATATGGTATGAAAATATGGGAAGCGGATACGGAAGGGCAGCACAGGGAGCAGGCAGTGTCTGTACCACCT from Anaerocolumna sp. AGMB13020 encodes the following:
- a CDS encoding DUF5685 family protein; this translates as MNKGVMMFGYITINKPELKIKDFEKYHSYYCGLCQALKKKHGVMGQATLTYDMTFLVVLLSGLYEPKEKMESHRCVAHPTKKHNMRMNDISEYAADMNILLAYHNLMDDWVDDKHLGKLSLAKLMEKDYKRLKVRYPRQAQAVEKYMEDLKACEEKKETDIDLAAGLTGRMLGEIFVYQEDEWAQNVRNLGFYLGKFIYLCDAFEDREKDRESGSYNPFLLQTEEISAREILNLMMAECAREFERLPVLMNADILRNILYAGVWVKFERAQGETKKDA
- a CDS encoding DnaJ domain-containing protein, with the translated sequence MIYDPYKILGVAPDATADDIKKAYRALSRKYHPDANINNPNKDQAEERFKEIQVAYDRIMKDRENGNYTGSSAYGGNTYGQGSYGAGGFGAGGFGAGGYGQGTGGQNYGPFGSGNTDSSSSSYQNPEDMRRLRAAANYINAGNYREAMTVLDSIGERGAIWYYYAAVANQGLGNNIGALNAARQAVALDPGNPSYRMLLQRMEGGGIWYENMGSGYGRAAQGAGSVCTTLCWMTLLCNCCCRPY